In Diaphorobacter ruginosibacter, the genomic stretch AGCAACTGGTGCGCGACCGCACGGCCTCCCTGGGGAAGCTTGCGACCCACCTGCAACAGGTGCGCGAGGAAGAGCGCGGGCATCTTGCGCGCGAGCTCCACGACGAGCTCGGTGCACTGCTCACGGCGGCCAAGCTCGACGTGGCGCGGCTCAAGTCGCATGTGGATATCTCCGTGCCGGAAATCGGGGAACGCCTCAAGCATCTGGTGGAGACGCTCAATGGCGTCATCTCGCTCAAGCGCCGCATCATCGAGGACCTGCGCCCCTCGTCCCTGTCCAACCTGGGGCTGACCGCATCCCTGGAAATCCTCACGCGCGAGTTCGCCGAGCGCACCAAGATGAATGTCGAGGTCAGCCTTGAAGCCGTGCAGCTGTCCGCCTCGTCCCAGCTCACGGTCTATCGCCTGGTGCAGGAGTCGCTCACCAACATCGGCAAGTACGCCAAGGCGAGCAGGGTTCTCATCACAGTGCACAACTACCCCACGCACGTCACCGTGCAGGTGCGCGACGACGGGGCGGGTTTCAACACGCACGCAATATCACCCACGGCCCATGGCCTGGCCGGCATGAACCACCGCGTGGAAGCTGCCGGCGGACGCCTGAGCGTGACCTCCACCCCCGGCGAAGGCACGCTGGTGTCCGCCACGCTGCCGCACAGCAGCGGCGCCTGACACGCAGACCCGCCTTCACGGCGGCCCCTTCAGAATCCGTCCTACACGCGCAGTCGCACGACACCGTCGCGCCGTGACATCCGCCTGCCATACAGTGAAGCCATGTAGCGCATGCGCTGCACGTCGGACCACACTATTTCAATTTCCGAAGGATGTGAATATGCTCCATTACGCAGTAGTATTTCTGGTGATTGCGCTGGTGGCAGCCCTGTTTGGATTCGGGGGCATTGCTTCCGGTGCGGTCGGCATTGCAAAGATACTGTTCTTCGTTTTCATCGTGATTGCCGTGATCACCTTCCTCATGGGCTTGACCAAGCGGAAGTAAGCACGATGGGAATGCTGCGCAGAGCAGTCAACAAGAGAATTTCAGCACGAAAGGAATTTCAATGAGCGATTTGCACAAAGCTGCCGAAGATGCTGCCGACGCAGCCAAGAGCACGGCCGAAGACATGCTGGACAGTGCACAGCACGCCGCCCGTTCCACGCGCCGTGCTGCCAACCGTGCACTGGACAAGGCAGAAGCCAAGCTCGACGAATGGGAGGACGAACTCGACACCCACTCCCGCATCGACGATCT encodes the following:
- a CDS encoding DUF1328 domain-containing protein, whose protein sequence is MLHYAVVFLVIALVAALFGFGGIASGAVGIAKILFFVFIVIAVITFLMGLTKRK